ACAAATGACAGAGTTCATGTATATGATTCTAATGGCTGTCATGATAGGAATCGTTGCGGGATTTGGTTCAGTGGGTGTAAAGTATCTTATTGAATTTATAAGCGATTGGGTTTTTTCCGGCGAAGGTACAATACTTGAAAGAGTAATGGCTACTCCATGGTATATGCTTCTAATAATTCCCACAGTTGGTGGAATAATAGTAGGACCATTTGCACATTTTGTAGTTCCTGCATCAAAAGGTCACGGTGTAACAGAAGTTATTCACTCGCTTCTTACCAAAGGCGGAATCATTAAACCTGTCGTAGCTATTGGAAAATCTATCACATCGGCAGTAACAATTGGCACAGGAGGATCTGTCGGATATGAAGGTCCTATAGTTCATATTGGCGCCTCAATAGGCTCTTCTGTTGGGCAATTCTTCAGAGTACCGACACGAAGGCTTCGCACACTTGTCGGATGCGGAGCTGCGGCAGGTATAGCTGCGACTTTCAATATGCCTATAGCCGGAGCATTGTTTGCAATTGAAGTAATTATGATGGATTATGCAGCATTTCAGCTCTTTCCAATTATCATTTCATCTGTGATAGCAACTGTAATATCGCATCATTATATTGGGAATTTTGCAGAATTCAACGCTTCTCCAATAGTATTATCAAGCAGTTTTGAAATATTTAACTATTTTATACTTGGTGCTTTATGTGGCTTAATTGCATTTTTGATGATAAAATCCCTTTACTACTTTGAAGGATTTTTTACTGAGCAAGTCAAAGTACCGGAATATATGAAGCCTGCAATTGGCGGGCTTATGATAGGCGCCATCGGGATATTTTATCCTCAGATTATCGGAGTTGGCAATGATTCGATATCGCTTGCTCTCGATAATAATTTCTTCTGGCTTACAGCCATGATATTGGTTTTCATAAAAATTGTTTCCACGTCAATAACTCTCGGTTCGGGTGGCTCAGGCGGTATGCTTTCGCCTGCACTATTTGTTGGAGCTATGACAGGATTTGCTTTCGGTGAGGCAATGAATTTTATTGATCCGTCAACTTCGTTCGATTCCGGCTCTTACGCATTTATTGCAATGGGCGGACTTATTGCCGGTACAGTAAGAGCTCCACTCACTGCCATTCTGATGGTTTTCGAGCTAACCAGGCAATCTTCAGCAATACTTCCTCTGATGATAGTGGTAAGTATTAGTATGATTTTATCATCTAAGTTATCTCGTGAATCGGTTTATACCCTGAAATTGATAATGAATAAAATTCAGATTAAGTCTTTTGGGGAAAACAGTATTCTCAAGTCTATTCCTGTAAGTGAAATTATATGTAAAAATTATATTGCTCTACCGGAAAATGCTAAATTCAGTGAAATTGCAAATAAGCTATTGTCAGGTGCTGATTCTTGTATTTCAGTGCATACTATGAAGGGAAAATATTTAGGGATTATTTCGATAAATATTCTTAAAGACACTCTTCTTGACAGAGACCATTTAAGTGATGTTGTAATTGCGGGAGATATAGCTGACAAGGCTATACCAAAAGTCACTTTAGATACTTCTTGTTATGAAGTTATGGAACTTTGCAGAGCAAGAAATATTGATGGATTACCTGTTGTTGATTCTGTTGATACAAGCAAACAAGTTGGTATAATTTGGCTCAAAGATGTTAATGATATTCTCCAGATTGAAATGGATAAAATGGAGCATACTACTGACCTTGCTTCCAAAATTTCAAGAATCAACAAAGAGCATGATATTGCTTTTATGCCCGGATATGTAATAGCTGAAATACAGGTTCCTGAGCATTTTGTTGGCAGAACGATTGCAGGTCTGAAAGTCAGAAGTAATTTTGGAATTGATATAATTTCAATTAAGAGTCAAACTGATAAAGGAATTGTTATAAAAGCCTTACCTAAACCGGACTATATTCTTAAAGATAAAGATGCTATGATTGTAGCAG
This window of the Ignavibacteriota bacterium genome carries:
- a CDS encoding chloride channel protein, which codes for MTEFMYMILMAVMIGIVAGFGSVGVKYLIEFISDWVFSGEGTILERVMATPWYMLLIIPTVGGIIVGPFAHFVVPASKGHGVTEVIHSLLTKGGIIKPVVAIGKSITSAVTIGTGGSVGYEGPIVHIGASIGSSVGQFFRVPTRRLRTLVGCGAAAGIAATFNMPIAGALFAIEVIMMDYAAFQLFPIIISSVIATVISHHYIGNFAEFNASPIVLSSSFEIFNYFILGALCGLIAFLMIKSLYYFEGFFTEQVKVPEYMKPAIGGLMIGAIGIFYPQIIGVGNDSISLALDNNFFWLTAMILVFIKIVSTSITLGSGGSGGMLSPALFVGAMTGFAFGEAMNFIDPSTSFDSGSYAFIAMGGLIAGTVRAPLTAILMVFELTRQSSAILPLMIVVSISMILSSKLSRESVYTLKLIMNKIQIKSFGENSILKSIPVSEIICKNYIALPENAKFSEIANKLLSGADSCISVHTMKGKYLGIISINILKDTLLDRDHLSDVVIAGDIADKAIPKVTLDTSCYEVMELCRARNIDGLPVVDSVDTSKQVGIIWLKDVNDILQIEMDKMEHTTDLASKISRINKEHDIAFMPGYVIAEIQVPEHFVGRTIAGLKVRSNFGIDIISIKSQTDKGIVIKALPKPDYILKDKDAMIVAGEAEKVNILKGIS